The Saxibacter everestensis genome has a window encoding:
- a CDS encoding peptidoglycan D,D-transpeptidase FtsI family protein: MATQRRDPSTKRPQQSRKGKPAARGPLPAPVHRIKVGQPNKRMRWVITMVMIVFLVFCGRLVQIQGFDPSSLAAAALQKRLKVVKLPAERGEILAADGTTLATTVKRYTLVADQLNVSQYKDDEGKVLGAEVAAEQLAPLLETDADRLLPMLDGKKRWKVIAKGLSAEAWNRIDGLGIPGLTSTETQQRSYPNGAVAGNVTGFVGSDGSALAGLESSMNKELTGTDGSRQYERGVDGSMIPLGENSIKTPVNGKSVELTIDSAIQWYAQQQIAAQVKEAKAESGTVVVLDVKTGEILAAAEAPTVDPNDPGASDADDRGARVFGEIYEPGSTAKVVTAAALLEENLVESSTQFEVPYKWKAPNGEEFRDSHPHGVEKLTFAGIIGESSNTGTLIAGQKLTKKQRHNYLTKFGFGQPTGLNFPGASSGLLAGPDDWDGRTQYTVMFGQGVAATALQSASVFATIGNDGVRLTPKLVKSYIDPDGTRHDAAAQSGERVVSADTARMVTRMLEGVVNEGTGKLAAVPGYRVAGKTGTAQAPAAEGGGYDGYTASFIGMAPADNPQIVVASTLQRPRNGHYGGPVAGPVFQKVMSYALQARGVPPSGSEVKELPQTWK, from the coding sequence GTGGCGACGCAACGCCGAGACCCATCGACGAAGCGCCCGCAGCAATCGAGGAAGGGCAAGCCCGCGGCACGTGGCCCGCTGCCGGCGCCAGTACATCGGATCAAGGTAGGCCAGCCCAATAAGCGAATGCGCTGGGTGATCACCATGGTGATGATCGTCTTCCTGGTCTTCTGCGGCCGGCTGGTCCAGATCCAGGGCTTCGATCCTTCCAGCCTCGCGGCGGCGGCACTGCAGAAGCGGCTCAAGGTCGTGAAGCTCCCGGCCGAACGGGGTGAGATCCTGGCCGCCGATGGCACCACGCTGGCAACAACTGTGAAGCGGTACACCCTGGTCGCCGACCAGCTGAATGTCAGCCAGTACAAGGATGACGAGGGCAAGGTGCTCGGCGCGGAGGTCGCCGCCGAGCAGCTCGCTCCCTTGCTGGAAACCGACGCCGACCGGCTGCTTCCCATGCTGGACGGGAAGAAGCGCTGGAAGGTGATTGCCAAGGGTCTCAGCGCGGAAGCCTGGAACCGGATCGACGGGCTGGGCATTCCTGGGCTGACCTCGACCGAGACCCAGCAGCGCTCGTACCCCAACGGTGCAGTTGCCGGAAATGTGACTGGGTTCGTCGGCAGCGACGGCAGCGCGCTGGCCGGGCTGGAAAGCTCGATGAACAAGGAACTGACCGGCACCGACGGAAGCCGGCAGTATGAACGAGGCGTCGATGGGAGCATGATCCCGCTGGGCGAGAACAGCATCAAGACGCCGGTCAACGGCAAGAGCGTCGAGCTCACGATCGACTCCGCCATCCAGTGGTACGCCCAGCAGCAGATTGCTGCGCAGGTCAAGGAGGCGAAGGCCGAGTCGGGAACTGTTGTCGTGCTTGACGTGAAGACCGGTGAGATTCTCGCCGCTGCGGAGGCGCCAACAGTCGACCCTAACGACCCCGGAGCCTCGGACGCCGACGATCGCGGCGCGAGGGTTTTCGGTGAGATCTATGAGCCCGGATCGACGGCGAAAGTCGTAACCGCGGCGGCCCTCCTCGAGGAGAACCTGGTCGAAAGCAGCACCCAGTTCGAGGTTCCCTATAAGTGGAAGGCCCCTAACGGGGAAGAGTTCAGGGATTCCCACCCGCATGGAGTCGAGAAGCTCACCTTCGCCGGTATTATCGGCGAATCGTCCAATACCGGAACGCTGATCGCCGGCCAGAAGCTGACGAAGAAACAGCGGCACAACTACCTGACGAAGTTCGGATTCGGTCAGCCGACCGGCCTGAACTTTCCGGGAGCATCCTCCGGTCTGCTCGCCGGCCCGGACGACTGGGACGGTCGCACGCAGTACACGGTGATGTTCGGTCAGGGAGTCGCCGCAACCGCCTTGCAGTCGGCTTCGGTGTTTGCGACTATCGGCAACGACGGTGTGCGACTGACGCCAAAACTGGTGAAGTCGTACATCGATCCGGACGGAACCCGGCATGATGCCGCGGCGCAGTCCGGTGAGCGAGTTGTCAGCGCTGACACAGCCCGGATGGTTACCCGGATGCTCGAGGGCGTGGTTAACGAGGGCACCGGTAAACTCGCTGCGGTCCCCGGTTACCGGGTGGCCGGCAAGACCGGAACCGCGCAGGCCCCGGCGGCCGAAGGAGGTGGCTATGACGGATATACGGCATCATTTATCGGAATGGCGCCGGCGGACAATCCGCAGATCGTTGTGGCATCGACTCTGCAGCGCCCCCGCAACGGGCACTATGGTGGACCGGTCGCCGGACCTGTTTTCCAGAAGGTGATGTCGTATGCCTTGCAGGCACGCGGAGTCCCGCCATCAGGCTCAGAAGTGAAGGAATTACCTCAGACGTGGAAATAG
- a CDS encoding UDP-N-acetylmuramoyl-L-alanyl-D-glutamate--2,6-diaminopimelate ligase — protein sequence MEIEGTAHRHGVSVADLFNSVRAAGLPARREGAAVDPEVTGATLDSRRVSDGDLYAALPGFNLHGAGFTRQAVEAGAACVLTDDAGVALIDPALFSRVPVIVVPEPRAILGQLSAAIFQTEQHSPILFGVTGTNGKTTTTFILDALLREIGYRTGMIGTIETRIADRVVPSIRTTPESPDFHSLLAQMYHERVTACSMEVSSHALSLHRVDGARFEIAGFTNLSQDHLDFHPTMDDYFDAKASLFTESRAHKGVVVIDDEWGRRLAAEAEIPVTTLLSRPPAPPEDPDYWIEPAADDPSRFTLHGRKGTHLAAHSPLPGGFNRTNTALAILMLHSAGVSTETLSHIVNVFRAVVPGRMELVNPEHPRAIVDYSHTPESVGLALAALSDDAAGETAGPLVVVLGAGGDRDKGKRPLMGRRATLGADVVIVTDDNPRSEDPAQIRTEVLRGARGVHDGARASKILEVGDRTEAISAGLRAAGRDGTLLVAGKGHEQGQEVAGVVSPFDDREQIRLALARLRHDDSSSR from the coding sequence GTGGAAATAGAGGGCACAGCCCATCGGCACGGCGTCTCCGTGGCCGACCTTTTCAATTCCGTACGCGCTGCCGGTCTGCCGGCACGACGGGAGGGTGCGGCGGTCGACCCGGAGGTGACCGGCGCGACCCTTGATTCGCGCAGGGTAAGCGACGGAGACCTGTACGCCGCGCTGCCCGGTTTCAATCTGCACGGCGCCGGATTCACCCGGCAGGCGGTGGAGGCCGGAGCGGCCTGCGTGCTGACCGATGACGCTGGTGTTGCGCTGATCGACCCCGCGCTGTTCAGTCGTGTTCCGGTCATCGTCGTTCCCGAGCCGCGGGCAATCCTCGGCCAGCTCAGTGCCGCCATCTTCCAGACGGAGCAGCACTCGCCCATCCTCTTCGGGGTCACCGGCACGAACGGCAAGACAACGACCACGTTCATTCTGGATGCCTTGCTGCGAGAGATCGGCTACCGTACCGGGATGATCGGCACTATCGAGACGCGGATCGCAGATCGGGTGGTGCCCAGTATCCGCACCACACCCGAATCGCCCGACTTCCATTCGCTGCTGGCCCAGATGTACCACGAGCGCGTCACGGCCTGCAGCATGGAGGTGTCATCGCATGCCTTGAGTCTGCACCGGGTGGACGGCGCCAGGTTCGAGATCGCTGGTTTCACCAACCTGAGCCAGGATCATCTCGATTTCCATCCGACCATGGACGACTACTTCGACGCCAAGGCGAGCCTCTTCACCGAATCGCGGGCACACAAGGGAGTTGTCGTGATCGATGACGAATGGGGCCGGAGACTGGCCGCCGAAGCCGAAATCCCGGTGACCACGCTGTTGTCGCGGCCGCCGGCACCGCCAGAGGACCCGGATTACTGGATCGAACCAGCCGCAGATGATCCTTCCCGATTCACCCTGCACGGCCGGAAAGGAACCCACCTTGCGGCACACTCGCCGCTGCCCGGCGGATTCAACCGGACCAACACGGCGCTGGCGATTCTGATGCTGCATAGCGCCGGAGTCAGCACGGAGACGCTGAGTCATATCGTGAATGTCTTTCGCGCCGTTGTGCCGGGCCGGATGGAACTGGTCAACCCGGAACACCCCCGAGCCATCGTCGACTACTCCCATACGCCGGAATCGGTTGGCCTGGCTTTGGCCGCGCTCAGCGACGACGCCGCGGGCGAGACGGCCGGCCCGCTGGTCGTCGTCCTCGGTGCCGGGGGAGACCGGGACAAGGGCAAACGGCCGTTGATGGGACGTCGCGCCACGCTCGGCGCAGATGTGGTGATCGTCACTGACGACAATCCGCGTTCGGAAGATCCGGCACAAATTCGCACCGAAGTTTTGCGCGGCGCCCGCGGCGTTCACGACGGGGCCAGGGCCAGCAAAATTCTTGAGGTCGGCGACCGGACGGAGGCCATTTCCGCAGGTCTGCGCGCTGCTGGCCGGGACGGAACCTTGCTGGTGGCAGGGAAGGGACACGAGCAGGGTCAGGAGGTCGCAGGAGTGGTTTCACCCTTCGACGATCGAGAGCAGATCCGTCTGGCGCTAGCGCGGCTTCGACACGACGACAGCTCGAGCCGGTAA
- a CDS encoding UDP-N-acetylmuramoyl-tripeptide--D-alanyl-D-alanine ligase: MKEFSYKQIAAAVGGEIVGADPELRTAGPVVTDSRDVSPGAVYVARRGESLDGLDFAASAVQEGAALVIGEEVVHVDGVPLPSIVVEDATVALGLLAHANVTALRAKAPTGSDAGQPAGAAAVDHGGLKVVAITGSAGKTTTKDLLADFLVSLGQTVWPPNSFNNEVGVPLTALRADEDTRFLVLEMGAREPGNLSYLTSLVRPDIAVELNVGSAHSGIFGSVEATAKAKAELVQSLDSDGIAVLNLDDDRVANMASKVADGVGIVWFSLSGRQHSTQPTVWAEDVTSDATGRTSFLLCLPDGQTAQIQLALLGEHHVANALAAAAAAWRMGVSLTTISTVLATSGAASRWRMELVDSPSGVTVLNDAYNANPDSMRSALKTLATMGRGDAQNPPRRTWAVLGEMLELGESSVEEHDSIGRLVVRLNISRLLAVGEGARPIYQAANLEGSWGEEAAWVPDVAAARAFLNESLSPGDLVLFKSSRDAGLRYLGDDVAGVTQ; the protein is encoded by the coding sequence ATGAAGGAATTTTCTTATAAGCAGATAGCCGCCGCAGTCGGCGGCGAAATCGTAGGCGCCGATCCCGAGCTACGCACGGCGGGCCCGGTCGTCACCGACTCTCGCGATGTCAGCCCTGGCGCGGTGTACGTTGCCCGCAGGGGCGAATCGCTCGATGGGCTGGATTTTGCAGCCTCCGCGGTCCAGGAAGGAGCCGCGCTCGTCATCGGCGAGGAAGTGGTCCACGTCGACGGCGTGCCGTTGCCGTCGATCGTGGTTGAAGACGCGACGGTTGCGCTGGGGCTGCTTGCCCACGCCAACGTCACCGCGCTTCGTGCCAAGGCACCAACCGGGTCGGACGCAGGGCAGCCTGCCGGCGCGGCAGCAGTGGACCACGGAGGACTCAAGGTGGTCGCCATCACCGGTTCGGCCGGTAAGACGACGACCAAGGATCTGCTCGCGGATTTCCTGGTGTCGCTGGGACAGACTGTCTGGCCACCCAATTCTTTCAACAACGAGGTAGGGGTCCCGCTCACCGCATTGCGGGCGGACGAGGACACTCGGTTCCTGGTGCTCGAAATGGGCGCCCGCGAGCCCGGAAACCTGAGCTACCTGACCAGCTTGGTCCGGCCGGACATTGCGGTGGAGCTCAATGTGGGCTCGGCGCACAGCGGCATCTTCGGCAGCGTTGAGGCAACCGCCAAAGCCAAAGCCGAGCTTGTCCAGTCACTGGACAGCGACGGAATAGCGGTGCTGAACCTTGACGACGACCGGGTGGCCAACATGGCCTCGAAGGTTGCTGACGGGGTAGGAATCGTCTGGTTCTCGCTCAGTGGCCGTCAGCATTCCACCCAGCCGACCGTCTGGGCCGAAGATGTGACGAGTGACGCCACCGGACGGACATCGTTCCTGCTGTGCCTTCCCGATGGACAGACGGCTCAGATCCAGCTTGCCCTGCTCGGCGAGCATCACGTGGCCAATGCGCTTGCTGCCGCCGCCGCCGCGTGGCGGATGGGTGTCTCGCTGACAACGATCAGCACTGTGCTGGCAACGTCCGGCGCGGCAAGCCGCTGGCGGATGGAACTCGTCGACTCACCGTCGGGCGTCACCGTGCTCAACGACGCCTACAACGCCAACCCGGATTCGATGCGGTCAGCTTTGAAGACGCTGGCAACCATGGGCCGCGGCGACGCGCAGAACCCGCCGCGGCGAACCTGGGCGGTGCTCGGTGAGATGCTCGAACTGGGCGAATCCTCGGTCGAGGAGCACGATTCGATCGGGCGCCTGGTCGTCCGGCTCAATATCTCCCGCCTGCTGGCGGTAGGCGAAGGAGCGCGGCCGATCTACCAGGCGGCGAATCTCGAGGGTTCGTGGGGCGAGGAAGCTGCCTGGGTGCCGGATGTCGCCGCTGCCCGCGCCTTTCTCAACGAGTCACTGAGCCCCGGCGACCTTGTGCTGTTCAAGTCTTCGCGGGATGCCGGCCTGCGCTACCTCGGTGACGATGTCGCGGGAGTCACCCAGTGA
- the mraY gene encoding phospho-N-acetylmuramoyl-pentapeptide-transferase yields MIAVLISALLGLLLSFLGTPLYIRFLVKKGYGQFIRDDGPTSHHTKRGTPTMGGVVIISATLLSYFIAHLATLTPLTVSGLLVLFLMTGLGVVGFVDDFIKISKQRSLGLRTVPKLIGQGLVGITFALLALQFPNHQNRLPASTRISFIRDTNIDLAFAGVVVGMILFVIWANIIVTAVSNGVNLTDGLDGLATGASVMVLGAYVLIGTWQSNQSCQLISQAGKGCYEVRDPRDLAIVAAGMMGAAFGFLWWNTSPAKIFMGDTGSLAFGGAMAGLAILSRTEILLIVLGGLFVIITLSVIIQVGSFKLTGKRVFRMAPLQHHFELKGWAEVTIVVRFWIIAGLFVAAGLGMFYAEWVVGL; encoded by the coding sequence GTGATCGCAGTTCTGATTTCGGCGCTGCTCGGGTTGCTGCTTTCGTTCCTCGGTACGCCGCTCTACATCCGTTTCCTGGTCAAGAAGGGCTACGGACAGTTCATCCGGGACGACGGCCCGACCTCGCACCACACAAAACGCGGCACGCCGACTATGGGCGGCGTGGTGATCATTTCCGCCACCCTGCTGTCGTATTTCATCGCTCACCTTGCCACGCTGACGCCGCTTACAGTGTCCGGACTCCTGGTGCTGTTCCTGATGACCGGCCTCGGCGTCGTTGGTTTCGTCGATGACTTCATCAAGATCAGCAAACAGCGCAGCCTTGGGCTGCGCACTGTTCCCAAGCTGATCGGCCAGGGGCTGGTCGGCATCACATTTGCGTTGCTCGCGCTGCAGTTCCCGAACCACCAGAACCGGCTGCCCGCGTCGACCAGGATCTCGTTCATCAGGGATACCAACATCGACCTGGCGTTCGCCGGCGTCGTGGTGGGAATGATCTTGTTCGTCATCTGGGCAAACATCATCGTCACCGCGGTGAGCAACGGCGTGAACCTCACGGATGGCCTCGACGGACTGGCCACGGGGGCCTCCGTCATGGTGCTCGGCGCCTACGTGCTGATCGGGACCTGGCAGTCGAACCAGTCATGTCAGCTGATCAGCCAGGCGGGCAAGGGCTGCTACGAGGTACGCGATCCCCGCGACCTGGCGATCGTCGCCGCCGGCATGATGGGCGCCGCATTCGGCTTCCTCTGGTGGAACACGTCACCGGCAAAGATTTTCATGGGCGACACCGGTTCACTTGCCTTCGGCGGCGCGATGGCGGGACTCGCCATCCTGAGCCGCACCGAGATCCTTTTGATCGTGCTCGGCGGGCTCTTCGTAATCATCACCCTCTCGGTGATCATCCAGGTGGGTTCGTTCAAACTGACCGGTAAACGCGTTTTCCGGATGGCGCCGCTGCAGCACCACTTCGAGCTCAAGGGCTGGGCCGAGGTGACGATCGTGGTGCGCTTCTGGATTATTGCCGGGCTATTCGTCGCGGCCGGACTTGGCATGTTCTATGCCGAATGGGTTGTCGGCCTGTGA
- the murD gene encoding UDP-N-acetylmuramoyl-L-alanine--D-glutamate ligase — MGCRPVTESPRLARINGKTGGLDGLNIVVTGLGVSGFPAAVHLAERGASVIVVDSSSAEKFEDKINILSVFDAEVRLGPDAVLELPRFADALPDLVITSPGWRPDQPLLAQAAANAVPIWGEVELAWRLRGDNPAPWLVVTGTNGKTTVTSMLESMLQAAGLRALAAGNIGTPLVEAVLDDSYEVLAVELSSFQLHWIHSMSAHSAVVLNIADDHADWHGSVDAYVADKARIYQRVQKAGIYNEDDPRTRKMLEEADVVEGARAIGVTLAIPAPSQLGLVEDVLCDRAFIAERRTSAAELGNVSDVAHASGLPDDAEVPAHQIFNALAAAALARSFGVPGGAIRDGLRSFTPGDHRIQTVAEADGVRWVNDSKATNPHAALASLGSLRNIVWIAGGLAKGAKYDDLVGQVADRLKAVVLIGVDTDPLSEALSRHAPDVPLVVVPHDETGTKNATKRGENVMADAVRAAAQLSQSGDTVILAPAAASMDQFDSYATRGDLFRDYARRHAEQ; from the coding sequence ATGGGTTGTCGGCCTGTGACCGAATCGCCCCGGCTGGCTCGGATCAACGGTAAAACAGGCGGCCTCGATGGCCTGAACATTGTTGTCACCGGGCTAGGCGTCTCCGGTTTCCCTGCCGCGGTGCATCTGGCCGAACGCGGCGCCTCGGTGATCGTCGTTGACTCGTCCAGCGCGGAGAAGTTCGAGGACAAGATCAATATCCTCAGCGTCTTCGACGCCGAAGTCCGACTTGGACCCGACGCTGTGCTGGAACTGCCGCGCTTCGCGGACGCGCTGCCGGACCTGGTAATCACCTCGCCCGGCTGGCGCCCGGATCAGCCGTTGCTGGCCCAGGCAGCGGCGAATGCGGTGCCGATCTGGGGCGAGGTCGAACTGGCCTGGCGACTTCGCGGCGATAATCCGGCGCCGTGGCTCGTGGTGACCGGTACCAACGGGAAGACAACCGTCACCTCAATGCTTGAGTCGATGCTGCAGGCGGCGGGACTCCGCGCCCTGGCGGCCGGAAATATCGGCACCCCGCTGGTCGAAGCAGTGCTGGACGACAGCTACGAGGTTCTCGCGGTCGAACTGTCCAGCTTCCAACTGCACTGGATCCATTCGATGTCGGCCCATTCCGCCGTTGTGCTCAATATCGCCGACGACCATGCCGACTGGCATGGCTCTGTGGACGCCTACGTCGCCGATAAGGCCAGGATCTACCAGCGGGTTCAGAAAGCGGGCATCTACAACGAGGACGACCCGCGTACCCGGAAAATGCTCGAGGAAGCCGATGTGGTTGAAGGAGCGCGGGCCATCGGCGTCACGCTCGCGATCCCGGCGCCATCGCAGCTCGGCCTGGTCGAGGATGTGCTCTGTGACCGTGCCTTCATCGCCGAACGGAGAACATCGGCCGCTGAGCTTGGAAACGTGAGCGACGTCGCGCACGCCTCAGGGCTGCCGGATGACGCCGAGGTTCCGGCCCACCAGATTTTCAATGCGCTGGCCGCGGCCGCGCTTGCCCGGAGTTTCGGGGTGCCAGGCGGGGCGATCAGGGACGGCCTGCGAAGCTTCACCCCCGGTGACCACCGGATCCAGACAGTGGCCGAGGCCGACGGCGTCCGCTGGGTCAACGACTCCAAGGCAACCAATCCGCATGCGGCGCTGGCCTCGCTCGGCTCGTTGCGCAATATCGTCTGGATAGCCGGTGGCCTGGCCAAAGGCGCGAAGTATGACGACCTGGTCGGCCAGGTCGCTGACAGGTTGAAGGCCGTCGTTCTGATCGGCGTCGATACCGATCCGCTCAGCGAGGCGCTTTCGCGACACGCGCCGGATGTACCGCTCGTCGTGGTTCCGCACGATGAGACTGGTACGAAGAACGCCACCAAGCGAGGGGAGAACGTGATGGCCGACGCAGTCCGGGCAGCCGCGCAGCTGTCCCAGTCCGGTGACACAGTCATCCTCGCTCCCGCCGCGGCCTCGATGGATCAGTTCGATTCCTACGCCACGCGCGGGGATCTTTTCCGCGACTATGCCCGCCGGCACGCGGAGCAGTAA
- the ftsW gene encoding putative lipid II flippase FtsW, with the protein MALTRPAPSKNGKQHDGDGPEKSRPAAQLWRLLDSPAASYYLILGSTIALTLLGLVMVLSASSVEAYDGGKGSSFSVFLRQAAFAAAGIPLMFIASRVPLWFWKKIAWGLLIVGLLVQLLPFTPLGAESHGNKSWIRIGSFQAQPAEAGKLALVLWLGVVLAAKQKLLGQWKHVAIPIVPVVGLMLMFVLLGDDLGTGLIFMILVLGALFVAGVPLRMFGVAGVGLALVAVLLAISSPNRMARISSLFGGNSATSDYSGQDWQSTHGMWALASGGWWGVGLGASREKWQWLPEAHNDFIYAIIGEELGLPGTLGVLVLFMILGLALLRVVRRSTDLMVKVTTGAVFAWIIAQAVINIGVVLSLFPVIGVPLPLVSYGGSALLTTLAALGIVLSFARAEAGASAAMAQQAHQVRRSLAVLGRRRAQREGKRR; encoded by the coding sequence ATGGCATTGACCCGCCCGGCGCCGTCGAAGAACGGCAAGCAGCACGACGGTGACGGTCCGGAAAAATCGCGGCCCGCTGCCCAGCTGTGGCGCCTGCTCGATTCACCGGCAGCCAGCTACTACCTGATCCTCGGATCGACAATCGCGCTCACGCTGCTCGGCCTGGTCATGGTTCTCTCCGCCTCGTCGGTCGAGGCCTACGATGGCGGTAAGGGATCGTCATTCTCGGTATTCCTTCGGCAGGCAGCCTTCGCTGCCGCCGGAATCCCGCTGATGTTCATCGCCTCCAGGGTTCCGCTGTGGTTCTGGAAGAAGATCGCCTGGGGTTTGCTGATAGTCGGCCTGCTGGTCCAGTTGCTGCCATTCACGCCACTTGGCGCCGAATCACACGGCAACAAGAGCTGGATCCGGATCGGCAGTTTCCAGGCCCAGCCGGCCGAGGCGGGCAAGCTGGCGCTCGTTCTGTGGCTCGGCGTGGTCCTGGCCGCAAAGCAGAAACTGCTCGGCCAATGGAAACACGTTGCGATTCCGATAGTTCCAGTTGTCGGCCTGATGCTGATGTTCGTTCTGCTTGGCGATGACCTCGGTACCGGACTGATCTTCATGATCCTGGTGCTCGGCGCCCTGTTCGTCGCGGGCGTTCCGCTGCGGATGTTCGGCGTCGCGGGGGTCGGACTGGCACTCGTTGCGGTGCTGCTCGCGATCAGCAGCCCAAACCGGATGGCGCGGATCAGCTCTCTTTTCGGTGGCAACTCGGCCACGAGCGACTACAGCGGACAGGACTGGCAGTCCACCCACGGGATGTGGGCACTGGCCTCGGGCGGCTGGTGGGGCGTCGGACTCGGTGCAAGCCGGGAAAAGTGGCAGTGGCTGCCGGAAGCTCACAACGACTTCATCTACGCCATCATCGGCGAGGAACTGGGCCTGCCCGGCACGCTCGGTGTGCTGGTGCTGTTCATGATCCTCGGCCTCGCGCTGCTTCGGGTGGTACGCCGCAGCACCGATCTGATGGTCAAGGTGACCACCGGCGCCGTTTTCGCCTGGATCATCGCCCAGGCGGTGATCAACATCGGCGTCGTGCTCAGCCTGTTCCCGGTTATCGGTGTTCCTTTGCCGCTCGTCTCCTACGGGGGCTCGGCGCTTTTGACCACGCTGGCGGCGCTCGGTATCGTCTTGTCCTTCGCGCGGGCTGAAGCCGGCGCGTCCGCGGCGATGGCTCAGCAGGCGCATCAGGTGAGACGGTCCCTGGCTGTCCTCGGCCGACGACGGGCACAACGTGAAGGTAAGAGGCGCTAA
- the murG gene encoding undecaprenyldiphospho-muramoylpentapeptide beta-N-acetylglucosaminyltransferase, which translates to MALNVLLAGGGTTGHVSPMLAVARCLRRRDPDTGIMMLGTEAGLESRLVPAAGFELSTIPRVPMPRRPNKDLLLLPRNLARAVSAADAAIRAHQADVVVGVGGYVSTPAYLAARRRGVPIVVHEANSRPGLANKVGAKLTDYVACAFPGTPLAKALPIGMPMRPEISQLDREVSRGGARAALGLDPELPTVVVTGGSLGAASLNAAFSAAAPELESAGVQVLHIAGGGKAAELAASVADLPHYHVTDYVDGMEIAYAAADLIVCRAGAGTVSEVSAVGLPAVYVPLPIGNGEQRLNAQPFVDAGAADLVESGKFDAGTVRSLVIPLVRDSVKLESMSRVAAARGVRDADERLADLVMSAHLRKQN; encoded by the coding sequence ATGGCTTTGAACGTCCTATTGGCAGGCGGCGGGACCACGGGGCACGTTTCTCCGATGCTGGCGGTCGCCCGCTGCCTGCGCCGGCGCGATCCGGACACCGGCATCATGATGCTTGGCACGGAAGCCGGCCTGGAGTCACGGCTTGTTCCGGCGGCGGGTTTCGAACTTTCAACCATCCCACGCGTGCCGATGCCCCGCAGGCCGAACAAGGACCTCCTACTGCTTCCGCGTAACCTGGCCCGGGCGGTGTCGGCAGCCGATGCCGCGATCCGCGCCCACCAGGCCGACGTCGTGGTAGGTGTCGGCGGTTACGTATCGACTCCGGCCTACCTCGCGGCCAGACGGCGCGGGGTGCCGATCGTCGTGCATGAAGCCAACTCCCGTCCCGGCCTGGCCAACAAGGTCGGCGCGAAACTGACGGATTACGTTGCGTGTGCCTTTCCGGGAACCCCACTGGCGAAAGCGCTACCGATCGGCATGCCGATGCGGCCGGAGATCTCACAGCTGGACCGCGAGGTGTCCCGTGGCGGTGCGCGTGCGGCGCTCGGCCTCGATCCGGAACTGCCGACGGTTGTCGTTACAGGTGGTTCGCTCGGCGCGGCGAGCCTGAATGCCGCGTTTTCGGCCGCGGCGCCGGAACTCGAGTCTGCGGGCGTCCAGGTGCTGCACATCGCCGGCGGCGGAAAAGCAGCGGAACTCGCGGCCTCGGTCGCTGACCTGCCGCACTACCATGTCACGGACTACGTCGATGGGATGGAAATCGCTTACGCGGCCGCCGATCTGATCGTGTGCCGTGCGGGGGCCGGAACCGTCAGCGAGGTGTCGGCCGTCGGGCTGCCGGCAGTCTATGTGCCGTTGCCGATCGGAAACGGCGAGCAGCGGCTCAACGCCCAGCCATTCGTCGACGCCGGCGCGGCCGATTTGGTGGAGAGCGGTAAGTTTGATGCCGGGACTGTTCGCTCGCTGGTTATCCCACTCGTCAGGGATTCGGTAAAACTCGAGTCGATGTCACGCGTGGCCGCTGCGCGCGGTGTCCGCGATGCCGATGAACGGCTTGCCGATCTCGTGATGTCCGCACATCTTCGCAAGCAGAACTAG